The following proteins are encoded in a genomic region of Corynebacterium atypicum:
- a CDS encoding anthranilate synthase component 1, with translation MSPIEQIIAYHPDASELFKHLGGTDADFTVFLESADVSTQSGINSIGVLKAAAVVTCTGQTVQATALSPAGEELVGLVEKAKEQQRAHAAHYAPGGKCAAGETADERARLQATSNAEALKAIHRSGHMLLGGFAFDYLATFEELPEVAQGPNTYPDYQFIIPELMLTLNHRDRTASLKVFPTSTEHARELSDALCALAKRARELDRRPPRETPEDAHLSSKGAAGERTASGALNVTVSLDDAAFCAGVTQFQRDIAAGDVYQIVPSRAFHAPCPDAFAAYQVLRVTNPSPYMFYLRGRDAAGTPFELFGASPESNLKYTHVDRRVRLYPIAGTRPRGASPEMDVRNELTLRTDAKELAEHTMLVDLARNDVARVSSPGTRTVDQLMSVERYSAVMHLVSEVSGQLASGLDALDAFRACMTMGTLTGAPKLRAAELIRSFEGMRRGSFGGAIGYLKPDGDMDTCVVIRSAFVQGGRAIVQAGAGVVRDSVPQSEADETLHKAFAVLHALALSQGKTMEVTR, from the coding sequence GTGAGCCCTATCGAGCAGATCATCGCCTACCACCCGGACGCCTCCGAGCTGTTCAAGCACCTCGGCGGCACGGACGCGGACTTTACCGTTTTTCTCGAGTCCGCCGACGTGAGCACACAGTCCGGCATCAACTCGATAGGCGTGCTCAAGGCCGCCGCGGTGGTCACGTGCACCGGCCAGACAGTCCAGGCTACAGCGCTTTCGCCAGCAGGCGAAGAGCTAGTGGGCCTCGTCGAGAAGGCGAAAGAACAACAGCGCGCGCACGCGGCGCACTATGCACCCGGGGGGAAGTGCGCGGCGGGGGAGACTGCCGACGAGCGCGCGCGGCTTCAGGCCACCAGCAACGCCGAGGCATTGAAGGCGATCCACCGCAGCGGGCATATGCTGCTCGGCGGCTTCGCCTTCGACTACCTGGCCACCTTCGAGGAGCTGCCCGAGGTCGCCCAGGGCCCGAACACCTACCCGGACTACCAGTTCATCATTCCGGAGCTGATGCTCACGCTCAACCACCGGGATCGAACCGCGAGCCTCAAGGTCTTTCCTACGAGCACCGAGCACGCCCGAGAGCTTTCCGACGCGCTGTGCGCGCTTGCCAAGCGGGCCCGCGAACTGGATCGCCGCCCACCGCGTGAGACGCCAGAAGACGCGCACCTTAGCAGTAAGGGCGCGGCGGGGGAGCGCACAGCAAGCGGTGCGCTTAATGTCACTGTGTCGCTTGACGACGCCGCGTTCTGCGCCGGGGTCACCCAATTCCAGCGCGACATCGCCGCGGGCGACGTCTACCAGATCGTCCCCTCGCGCGCCTTCCACGCGCCGTGCCCGGACGCGTTCGCCGCCTACCAAGTACTGCGCGTGACCAACCCGAGCCCCTACATGTTCTATCTGCGTGGCAGGGACGCCGCCGGGACACCCTTCGAGCTTTTCGGGGCGTCGCCGGAATCAAACCTCAAGTACACCCACGTGGATCGCAGGGTGCGTCTTTATCCCATCGCGGGCACCCGCCCGCGCGGAGCCTCGCCTGAGATGGATGTCCGCAACGAGCTCACCTTGCGCACTGACGCTAAGGAACTCGCCGAACACACGATGCTGGTCGACTTGGCCCGCAACGACGTCGCCCGAGTGAGCTCGCCCGGTACCCGCACCGTCGACCAGCTGATGTCCGTCGAGCGCTACTCGGCGGTCATGCACCTCGTGAGCGAGGTCAGCGGCCAGCTCGCCAGTGGCTTGGACGCACTCGACGCATTCCGGGCCTGCATGACGATGGGAACGCTCACCGGTGCGCCGAAGTTGCGGGCCGCGGAGCTTATCCGCTCATTTGAGGGGATGCGCCGCGGCAGCTTCGGCGGGGCCATCGGCTACCTCAAGCCAGACGGCGACATGGACACCTGCGTAGTCATCCGCTCAGCGTTCGTGCAAGGCGGACGCGCCATCGTGCAGGCAGGCGCGGGCGTCGTCCGCGACTCGGTACCACAATCCGAGGCGGACGAGACCCTGCACAAGGCTTTTGCGGTGCTGCACGCGCTCGCCCTTTCCCAAGGCAAGACGATGGAGGTAACGCGATGA
- a CDS encoding glutamine amidotransferase-related protein, with amino-acid sequence MHNADGEAPLTRTVAIVDNRDSFVYNLVDAIAVQGHFTHVLRNSVSPAQVRGLRPDVIVLSPGPGHPHTAGNLMGIYQMARACEIPVLGICLGFQAILSAHGAEVRPCGPVHGITDSLSLTSAGRRSPLFAGLADPATKRAVPIARYHSLGCTELPPGLTALGFSASQAGPVVMAAVDDEAAPTEIGLQFHPESLLTPDGPVLLHRCLEALGRHTKERGRNGARRDEAGGGGEQCFT; translated from the coding sequence ATGCACAACGCTGACGGCGAGGCGCCCCTCACCCGGACGGTAGCGATCGTGGACAATCGGGATTCCTTCGTGTACAACCTGGTCGACGCCATCGCGGTTCAAGGACATTTCACCCACGTACTGCGCAACAGCGTGTCGCCGGCCCAGGTGCGGGGCCTTCGCCCCGACGTGATCGTGCTCTCTCCGGGGCCAGGGCACCCGCACACGGCCGGCAACCTGATGGGTATCTACCAGATGGCACGGGCCTGCGAGATCCCGGTGCTCGGCATCTGCCTTGGATTTCAGGCAATCCTGTCCGCCCACGGCGCCGAGGTGCGCCCCTGCGGACCCGTCCATGGCATCACCGACTCGCTCTCCCTGACCTCGGCCGGGCGCCGGTCGCCGCTTTTTGCTGGGCTAGCGGACCCCGCCACCAAACGCGCGGTACCGATCGCACGCTACCACTCACTTGGATGTACCGAGCTCCCGCCGGGGCTGACCGCACTCGGGTTTAGCGCGTCCCAGGCAGGCCCTGTGGTCATGGCTGCCGTCGACGACGAGGCCGCCCCTACGGAGATTGGGTTGCAGTTTCATCCAGAGTCGCTGCTCACCCCCGACGGCCCGGTCCTGTTGCACCGCTGCCTCGAGGCTCTCGGCCGCCACACGAAGGAGCGTGGGAGGAACGGCGCCAGGAGAGACGAAGCCGGCGGAGGGGGTGAGCAATGTTTCACGTGA
- the trpD gene encoding anthranilate phosphoribosyltransferase produces MTSQDSLNRLIAYLDNPEPTVEEARAVFTPLTVGDYDDIHIAALLTMIRTRGETYADLLGAAHAFIEAGRPFPITGAGLLDTAGTGGDGKNTINITTGASLVAAAGGVKMVKVGNRSVSSKSGSADVLEAMNIPLDLDPDRAVRQFEASNFTFLFAPAYNPAVSHVQPVRRALKVPTLFNTLGPVLSPARPEFQIMGVANPKVGRMIAEVFRDLGRGKAMVVHGAGTDEVAVWGPTQVWELTRDGQIEEYQITPEGLGLETYAIEDVVGGDGQENAKHLYATFEGTGEPAHRAAIAASAGAMFYVTENAASLKEGTERALELLDSGAVARWLHKHEEADYAN; encoded by the coding sequence GTGACTAGCCAAGACTCGCTCAACCGGCTTATCGCCTATCTGGATAATCCCGAGCCAACCGTAGAGGAAGCCCGCGCCGTCTTTACGCCTCTGACGGTGGGCGATTACGACGACATCCACATCGCCGCACTACTCACCATGATCCGCACCCGTGGCGAGACCTACGCGGACCTCCTCGGCGCCGCACACGCCTTTATCGAGGCCGGCAGGCCGTTCCCCATTACCGGTGCCGGGCTCTTAGACACGGCCGGAACCGGGGGCGACGGAAAGAACACGATCAATATCACCACCGGCGCCTCGCTTGTCGCGGCGGCCGGGGGAGTGAAGATGGTCAAGGTGGGCAACCGTTCCGTAAGCTCCAAGTCTGGGTCGGCCGACGTACTCGAGGCCATGAACATCCCGCTCGACCTCGACCCGGATCGGGCCGTGCGGCAGTTCGAAGCCTCGAACTTCACCTTCCTCTTCGCGCCCGCCTACAACCCAGCCGTCTCCCACGTGCAACCCGTGCGCCGGGCGTTGAAGGTGCCCACCCTCTTCAACACCTTGGGGCCGGTGCTCTCGCCGGCCCGCCCGGAGTTCCAGATCATGGGTGTGGCCAACCCTAAAGTCGGACGGATGATCGCCGAGGTATTCCGGGACCTGGGTCGAGGGAAAGCCATGGTCGTCCACGGGGCGGGAACCGACGAAGTCGCCGTCTGGGGGCCCACCCAGGTGTGGGAGCTCACGCGCGACGGCCAAATCGAGGAATACCAGATCACCCCGGAAGGCCTCGGCTTAGAGACGTACGCGATCGAGGACGTGGTGGGCGGCGACGGCCAAGAGAACGCCAAGCATCTCTACGCCACCTTTGAAGGCACCGGCGAGCCCGCCCACCGCGCGGCCATCGCTGCCTCTGCAGGCGCCATGTTTTATGTCACCGAGAACGCAGCCAGCCTGAAGGAGGGAACCGAGCGCGCGCTCGAGCTTTTGGACTCCGGCGCCGTCGCCCGCTGGTTGCACAAGCACGAGGAGGCTGACTATGCCAACTAA
- the trpCF gene encoding bifunctional indole-3-glycerol-phosphate synthase TrpC/phosphoribosylanthranilate isomerase TrpF, whose translation MPTNAQGTTPHAAHATPTVLQGIVDKRRTHLPEIHARIAHVDPNALEPSTRSLYHALGGGHPAGQRTRFIMECKSSSPSLGLIREHYQPADIARVYSRYASAISVLCEPERFGGDYDHLAAVAQSTHLPVVCKDFIISPVQVHAARYFGADAILLMLSVLDDAAYAALAAEAERLGLDVITEVIDEHEVARATRLGARIFGINHRDLNDLSIDLGRSARLTPLVSEGAVVLAESGVRDARVVRSLSGFVHAFLVGSQLTGRPDVDEAARELVFGRAKVCGLRTTSAAQVARACGATWGGLIFEPASPRNVSRETAREIAAAEPALRYVGVTRATDGFADFLAGVPLTAIQLHAPYQGSAAAEEQLICRARRFAEEEDIQEVWRAVSMNAPEAKAHLDALGFSGSAAAGVKIPQPGQPVDRIVLDSGSGGTGTAFDWGRVAELVAEAMRPLCFIAGGLNLENLAAALDLRCGGVDLNSGFEYPAGTGNWAGHKDAAALARAFEILRHHHYPRGEQPPRALSRKNSQHATS comes from the coding sequence ATGCCAACTAACGCGCAAGGCACCACGCCGCACGCCGCCCATGCGACGCCGACGGTGCTCCAGGGGATCGTCGATAAGCGCCGCACCCACCTGCCGGAGATCCACGCCCGCATCGCGCACGTCGACCCGAACGCCCTCGAACCCTCGACGCGCTCGCTCTACCACGCGCTAGGCGGAGGTCACCCGGCGGGGCAGCGGACCCGGTTCATCATGGAATGCAAGTCCTCATCCCCGAGCCTCGGCCTCATCCGCGAGCACTACCAGCCCGCCGATATCGCTCGCGTGTACTCGCGATACGCCAGCGCCATTTCGGTGCTGTGCGAACCCGAGCGCTTCGGCGGCGACTATGATCACTTGGCTGCCGTGGCCCAGTCCACGCACCTTCCGGTGGTGTGCAAGGACTTCATCATCAGCCCCGTCCAGGTCCACGCGGCGCGCTACTTCGGGGCGGACGCCATCCTTTTGATGCTCTCCGTGCTTGACGACGCCGCGTACGCTGCGCTCGCAGCCGAAGCCGAACGCCTCGGCCTCGACGTAATCACCGAGGTGATCGATGAGCACGAAGTCGCCCGGGCTACCCGGCTCGGCGCCCGCATCTTTGGCATCAACCACCGCGACCTCAACGATCTTTCGATTGACCTCGGCCGCTCCGCGCGCCTCACTCCGCTGGTCTCAGAGGGCGCCGTGGTCCTCGCTGAGTCGGGCGTGCGGGACGCCAGGGTAGTCCGGTCGCTTTCCGGCTTCGTTCACGCCTTTCTGGTTGGCTCGCAGCTGACCGGCCGCCCGGATGTGGACGAAGCGGCCCGAGAGCTGGTGTTCGGCAGGGCCAAGGTTTGCGGGTTGCGCACTACATCCGCCGCGCAGGTGGCGCGAGCCTGCGGGGCGACCTGGGGCGGGCTAATCTTCGAGCCGGCCTCCCCTCGCAATGTTTCACGTGAAACGGCGCGAGAAATCGCGGCCGCGGAGCCGGCCCTACGCTATGTGGGAGTCACACGTGCTACCGACGGATTTGCGGATTTTCTCGCGGGCGTTCCCTTGACCGCAATCCAACTGCACGCCCCGTACCAGGGCTCGGCCGCGGCCGAAGAGCAGCTGATCTGCAGGGCCCGCCGGTTCGCAGAGGAGGAGGACATCCAGGAGGTCTGGCGGGCGGTATCCATGAACGCGCCAGAAGCCAAGGCGCACCTCGACGCCCTCGGATTCTCCGGCTCCGCCGCGGCGGGCGTAAAGATTCCTCAGCCCGGGCAGCCAGTCGACCGCATCGTTCTCGACTCTGGCTCCGGAGGCACCGGCACCGCGTTCGACTGGGGCCGGGTTGCCGAGCTCGTGGCCGAAGCCATGCGTCCCCTCTGCTTCATTGCCGGCGGGCTCAACCTGGAAAACCTCGCCGCGGCGCTCGATCTCCGGTGTGGGGGAGTAGACCTCAACAGCGGATTCGAGTACCCGGCCGGCACCGGAAACTGGGCCGGGCACAAAGACGCCGCAGCGCTCGCCCGCGCCTTCGAGATCCTCCGCCACCACCACTACCCGAGGGGTGAGCAACCGCCCCGGGCCCTCTCACGCAAGAACAGCCAACACGCCACTTCTTAA
- the trpB gene encoding tryptophan synthase subunit beta, whose protein sequence is MSHQIGGSTILPAYFGQFGGQFVAESLIPALDQLERAFVEALENEAFMDEYRSLLREYLGRPTPITRCRNLAANSPAQIFLKREDLVHGGAHKTNQVIGQILLAKKMGKTRIIAETGAGQHGTATALACALLGMECVIYMGAKDVERQQPNVYRMQLHGAQVVPVDTGSGTLKDAVNEALRDWTASFHDTHYLLGTAAGPHPFPTIVREFHRVISQEAKAQMVEMTGKLPDVVVACVGGGSNAIGMFADFIDEPDVELVGTEPAGAGLDSGKHGATISNGQIGVLHGARTFVMRSADGQIDESYSISAGLDYPGVGPQHAYLSESGRATYVGITDAEALEAFQLLSLHEGIIPALESSHALAYALKRAATATKPINILVSLSGRGDKDVDHVRHTLDERPELKLERTDCAGAQTLPNKEPAAFQDKKEN, encoded by the coding sequence ATGTCTCATCAAATCGGCGGAAGCACGATCCTTCCCGCCTACTTTGGCCAGTTCGGCGGGCAGTTCGTAGCCGAATCGCTCATTCCCGCGCTCGACCAGCTGGAGCGCGCCTTTGTCGAAGCTCTCGAAAACGAGGCCTTTATGGACGAGTACCGCAGTCTCTTGCGCGAGTACCTCGGCCGGCCTACTCCGATCACCCGGTGCCGAAACCTTGCGGCCAACAGCCCCGCACAGATTTTTTTGAAGCGCGAAGACCTGGTTCACGGCGGGGCGCATAAGACCAACCAGGTGATCGGTCAGATTCTGCTCGCCAAGAAGATGGGCAAGACCCGCATCATCGCGGAGACCGGCGCCGGCCAGCACGGCACGGCCACCGCACTGGCCTGCGCGTTGCTGGGCATGGAGTGCGTGATTTACATGGGCGCCAAGGACGTCGAGCGCCAGCAGCCGAACGTCTACCGGATGCAGCTCCACGGCGCCCAGGTGGTGCCGGTAGACACCGGCTCCGGGACGCTGAAGGACGCGGTCAACGAGGCGCTGCGCGATTGGACCGCCTCGTTCCATGACACCCACTATCTGCTGGGCACCGCAGCCGGCCCGCACCCGTTCCCAACGATCGTGCGCGAGTTCCACCGCGTCATCTCGCAGGAAGCGAAGGCCCAGATGGTGGAGATGACGGGCAAGCTTCCCGACGTCGTCGTGGCCTGCGTAGGCGGCGGCTCGAACGCGATCGGCATGTTCGCGGACTTCATCGACGAACCCGACGTCGAGCTCGTGGGGACGGAGCCCGCGGGCGCAGGACTTGACTCGGGGAAACACGGGGCGACGATCAGCAACGGCCAGATCGGGGTGCTCCACGGTGCGCGCACCTTTGTGATGCGCTCGGCCGACGGGCAGATCGACGAGTCCTACTCCATCTCGGCCGGGCTCGACTACCCGGGCGTGGGCCCCCAGCACGCCTATCTCTCGGAGAGCGGCAGGGCTACCTACGTGGGGATCACCGACGCCGAGGCGTTGGAGGCCTTCCAGCTACTGTCGCTGCACGAGGGAATCATTCCGGCCTTGGAGTCCTCACACGCCCTGGCCTACGCGCTCAAGCGCGCGGCGACGGCAACTAAGCCGATCAACATCCTGGTCTCCCTTTCCGGCAGGGGTGACAAGGACGTCGACCACGTGCGCCACACGCTCGATGAGCGCCCCGAGCTCAAGCTCGAACGCACCGATTGTGCCGGCGCTCAGACGCTTCCGAACAAAGAACCCGCCGCTTTCCAGGACAAGAAGGAGAACTAG
- the trpA gene encoding tryptophan synthase subunit alpha — protein MSDRYTDLFNRLADKDERAFVPFVMAADPSPEDSLTVIRKLVAVGADALELGVPFSDPSADGPTIQASHTRALAGGATVERVLDIIRTIRGEYPELPIGMLVYGNVPVTRGLENFYHEFHAAGADSILLPDVPLRESEPFVAAARAEGIDTVFIAPAHAGRETLADVATQATGYVYAISRDGVTGTERAATSDGLGNVIGQLAQLGAPPVLVGFGISTPEHVRQVCAAGAAGAITGSAITDILSRHLVDDAEKPVGEHGIPARKIGDRDALAQRLHNYVKEMKAATSSQ, from the coding sequence ATGTCCGATCGCTATACCGACCTGTTCAACCGACTAGCCGACAAAGATGAGAGAGCATTCGTTCCCTTCGTCATGGCGGCCGACCCCAGCCCCGAAGACTCGCTCACGGTGATCAGGAAGCTTGTCGCTGTGGGCGCGGACGCCCTTGAACTTGGGGTGCCTTTCTCCGATCCCAGCGCGGACGGGCCCACCATCCAGGCTTCCCACACGCGCGCGCTCGCCGGGGGAGCGACGGTGGAGCGCGTGCTGGACATTATTCGTACCATCCGCGGGGAATATCCGGAGCTGCCCATCGGCATGCTCGTCTACGGCAACGTCCCGGTTACCCGTGGGCTGGAAAACTTTTACCATGAGTTCCATGCGGCGGGCGCGGATTCCATCTTGCTTCCTGACGTCCCGTTGCGCGAGTCCGAGCCTTTTGTCGCGGCGGCGCGCGCCGAGGGCATCGACACGGTATTCATCGCACCGGCCCATGCGGGGCGGGAGACTCTCGCCGACGTAGCCACGCAGGCGACCGGCTACGTCTACGCTATTTCACGCGACGGCGTCACGGGCACCGAGCGCGCAGCGACGAGCGACGGGTTGGGCAACGTCATCGGCCAGCTGGCGCAGCTGGGCGCGCCGCCGGTATTAGTAGGGTTTGGTATTTCGACTCCCGAGCACGTGCGGCAAGTATGCGCGGCCGGCGCGGCTGGCGCTATTACCGGTTCTGCGATCACCGACATCCTTTCGCGCCACTTGGTTGACGATGCCGAGAAGCCGGTCGGCGAGCACGGTATCCCCGCCAGAAAGATCGGCGATCGAGACGCTCTCGCTCAGCGGCTCCACAACTACGTCAAAGAAATGAAGGCGGCGACATCATCACAGTGA
- a CDS encoding Rieske (2Fe-2S) protein, whose product MSHSCSRRLFLVGTATTFAGILLSACGKSAEEVPAADVPVGSAIIVGRYIIAQPTAGEYKAYSTQCPHANQQIDQVLGDKVKCPGHGSEFRLSDGAVLNGPARDPLREADVTPSGDTLVVS is encoded by the coding sequence ATGAGCCACTCCTGTTCCCGCCGACTCTTCCTCGTTGGCACAGCCACCACCTTCGCCGGCATCTTGCTGAGCGCCTGCGGCAAGAGCGCCGAGGAGGTTCCCGCCGCCGACGTTCCAGTGGGAAGCGCCATTATTGTGGGGCGCTATATTATCGCCCAACCCACGGCGGGGGAGTACAAGGCTTACTCCACCCAATGTCCACATGCTAACCAGCAGATAGATCAAGTGCTCGGCGACAAGGTCAAGTGCCCCGGCCATGGCTCCGAATTCCGGCTAAGCGATGGAGCGGTGTTGAACGGGCCTGCCCGGGACCCCCTACGCGAGGCAGACGTGACCCCCTCCGGAGACACCCTCGTCGTCTCCTAA
- a CDS encoding bile acid:sodium symporter family protein, with product MRLTNKIKKPDPLIVLIILAVVVAIFLPARGEFAQGFDVATKVAIALLFFLYGARLSPREALDGLKHWKLHLIILCFTFVVFPLIGIALRPLTAFISHDLYMGILFLTLVPSTVQSSVAFTSIARGNVAGSIVAASASNLAGVVLTPLLVLLLMTGGKGGIHIDAGVFGDIALQLLAPFVLGQLTRRWAKNFAAKRATKVVDRGSIAMVVYAAFSKGMVEDIWSTTGVGELLFIVALSVALVAFMLWLTRFVPQKLGFNRADTIAIEFCGTKKSLASGLPMASVIFSGAGLGLLILPLMIFHQVQLMMCSWLAAKYARAADAEE from the coding sequence GTGCGCCTCACCAACAAGATCAAGAAGCCCGATCCGCTCATCGTCCTGATCATCCTCGCCGTCGTCGTCGCGATTTTTCTGCCGGCACGCGGGGAATTTGCCCAAGGATTCGACGTAGCCACTAAGGTCGCCATCGCGCTGCTCTTCTTCCTCTACGGAGCTAGGTTGTCGCCGCGAGAAGCTTTGGACGGACTAAAGCACTGGAAGCTGCATCTAATCATCCTGTGCTTCACCTTCGTCGTATTTCCGTTGATCGGCATCGCGCTTCGGCCCCTGACGGCCTTCATCTCGCACGATCTCTACATGGGGATACTCTTCCTCACCCTGGTCCCGTCGACGGTCCAATCCTCGGTCGCGTTCACGTCCATCGCCAGGGGGAACGTGGCCGGTTCTATCGTCGCGGCCAGCGCCAGCAATCTCGCCGGAGTGGTCCTTACCCCACTACTCGTTCTACTCCTCATGACCGGCGGGAAAGGTGGCATCCACATCGATGCAGGAGTGTTCGGCGACATCGCCTTACAGCTCCTCGCCCCTTTCGTCTTAGGCCAGCTGACCCGCAGGTGGGCCAAAAATTTCGCGGCAAAACGGGCCACCAAGGTAGTCGACCGTGGCTCCATCGCGATGGTGGTCTATGCCGCGTTCTCCAAGGGAATGGTCGAGGACATCTGGAGTACCACGGGGGTAGGGGAACTCCTCTTCATCGTCGCCCTATCCGTCGCGCTCGTGGCCTTCATGCTCTGGCTTACCCGCTTCGTGCCACAGAAGCTCGGCTTTAACCGCGCGGACACCATCGCGATCGAATTCTGCGGCACGAAGAAGTCGCTGGCCTCGGGCCTGCCCATGGCGTCAGTAATCTTTAGCGGCGCCGGCCTGGGCCTCCTCATCCTGCCGCTGATGATCTTCCACCAGGTTCAGCTCATGATGTGCTCCTGGCTCGCGGCCAAGTACGCCCGAGCTGCAGACGCGGAGGAGTGA
- a CDS encoding AzlD domain-containing protein → MAVGLPESIGIGAVLAVLIPVAVITVALRQAPYSAKRRLRNNFFVGTLATTMPVGVMVVLVVYTVVGQTTAPGGLLASLIALAATVALHAWRRNSGLSILGGTAVYMVLVNLVFG, encoded by the coding sequence ATGGCGGTGGGACTGCCGGAATCTATCGGCATCGGTGCGGTGTTGGCCGTTCTGATCCCCGTTGCCGTGATCACGGTGGCGCTGCGTCAGGCGCCCTACTCGGCTAAACGACGGCTGCGGAACAACTTTTTCGTGGGCACTCTGGCGACGACGATGCCCGTCGGCGTCATGGTGGTCCTCGTGGTCTACACGGTTGTTGGGCAAACGACGGCCCCGGGCGGGCTCTTAGCTAGCCTTATCGCCCTGGCGGCGACCGTGGCTCTGCACGCCTGGCGGAGGAACTCTGGCCTGTCGATCCTCGGCGGCACCGCCGTCTACATGGTGCTGGTCAACCTGGTCTTCGGCTAG
- a CDS encoding AzlC family ABC transporter permease: MGVSRETKAEIRGGIQETWPIGIGLIPLGLAFGLLVVQTGYSWWWAPIFSIVIYAGSMEFLALSLVGSGVGPISAAITGFMVNFRHVFYGLTFPRERISSALGRAYSTYALTDESYAIVSARPPGTISGTRILTIQSFSQALWVVSGIVGAFFGEALPAGIQGMEFALTALFVVLAWEAFQNNKDFSLPLAALLLSVVGALTIPERMLVAALVVYFLLLVVRYRAPRIDQALTLRRGRR; the protein is encoded by the coding sequence GTGGGCGTTTCACGTGAAACCAAGGCCGAGATCCGAGGTGGGATCCAGGAGACCTGGCCGATCGGGATTGGGCTGATCCCCCTGGGCCTGGCCTTCGGGTTGCTCGTGGTGCAGACGGGCTATTCCTGGTGGTGGGCTCCGATCTTCTCCATCGTCATCTACGCCGGATCCATGGAGTTTCTGGCCCTGAGCCTCGTTGGCTCGGGCGTGGGTCCGATCTCCGCCGCGATCACGGGCTTCATGGTGAATTTCCGGCACGTGTTTTATGGCCTGACGTTTCCGCGGGAACGCATCTCCTCGGCCCTTGGGCGGGCCTACTCCACGTATGCGCTGACTGATGAAAGCTACGCGATCGTCTCCGCCCGTCCGCCTGGAACGATTTCCGGGACGCGGATACTCACGATCCAATCCTTCAGCCAGGCCCTGTGGGTGGTATCTGGGATCGTCGGAGCGTTCTTTGGGGAGGCCTTACCCGCTGGTATTCAGGGCATGGAATTCGCGCTGACGGCGCTTTTTGTGGTGCTGGCGTGGGAGGCGTTCCAGAACAATAAAGACTTCTCACTGCCGCTTGCTGCGCTTCTCTTGAGCGTGGTCGGGGCGCTCACAATCCCTGAGCGGATGTTGGTCGCGGCCCTGGTCGTATACTTCCTGCTCCTGGTCGTGCGCTACCGTGCCCCGCGAATCGACCAGGCGCTCACGCTACGGCGCGGTAGGCGGTGA
- a CDS encoding YqgE/AlgH family protein: MPEEFFGDRLFTALERTDPAAGMLAVAAPGLPSVQFARSVVLIVQYNSYFTFGVDLTRRSDVAVANVLPEWADQVSSPPALYIGGPVEPQSVVGLGLTKNGVDIASRPRLTRLANRLVHLDLRGGPEEFIDDLDGARLFAGFAEWAPGQLEDEVDRGDWFITPALPSDVIAPGPADLWSDVMRRQSMPLPLFSTFPKDVVDN, translated from the coding sequence GTGCCCGAGGAGTTCTTTGGAGATCGCTTGTTCACGGCGTTGGAGCGCACCGATCCAGCGGCCGGCATGCTCGCGGTTGCGGCACCGGGGCTGCCCTCGGTGCAGTTCGCGCGCTCTGTGGTGCTGATCGTGCAATACAACAGTTACTTTACGTTCGGCGTCGACCTCACCCGGCGCAGCGACGTCGCCGTGGCCAACGTCCTGCCCGAGTGGGCCGACCAGGTTTCCTCTCCCCCGGCGCTCTACATTGGCGGCCCTGTCGAACCGCAGTCGGTCGTGGGCCTGGGGCTGACCAAAAACGGCGTTGATATTGCCTCGCGGCCGCGCCTGACCCGCCTGGCCAACCGGCTGGTGCACCTGGATCTGCGCGGGGGTCCAGAGGAGTTTATCGATGACCTCGACGGCGCGCGGCTCTTCGCCGGCTTCGCCGAGTGGGCGCCGGGCCAGCTTGAAGACGAGGTGGATCGCGGCGACTGGTTTATCACCCCGGCGTTGCCGAGCGACGTCATCGCCCCCGGGCCGGCCGACCTGTGGAGCGACGTCATGCGGCGCCAGTCGATGCCGCTGCCGCTATTTTCCACCTTTCCCAAGGACGTCGTGGACAACTAG